One window of the Salvelinus fontinalis isolate EN_2023a chromosome 2, ASM2944872v1, whole genome shotgun sequence genome contains the following:
- the LOC129824854 gene encoding mediator of RNA polymerase II transcription subunit 25-like isoform X4: protein MDLPIKPGANQVADVVFVIEGTANLGPYFESLRKHYILPAIEYFNGGPPAETDFGGDYGGTQYGLVVFNTVDCAPESYVQCQAPTSSAFEFVSWIDSIQFMGGGAESCSLIAEGLSVALQLFDDFKKMREQIGQTHKVCVLLCNSPPYLLPAVESVSYTGCTADNLVKIIRDRGIHFSVVSPRKLPALRALFDRASPVGGPVDPHPDYSQDPFHMILVRGISLPVSSGGGSGPLKPILPPQPLPVSQPPLGPTSQAPPPISTAHPYQPPSSLNAAQAAAQMAVEAANNQKSRFPGMVNPGPPFSGQSTLPSVAGVKLAPSSQPSLSTVTTVSTPMLPQQQAPPPQQQQVQPPGQPQPNQQQPVPPQQQQPTANQQTPPSSQPGMPGVSAAQANPIGGQQQGVANKIVAWSGVLEWQEKPKASSMDSNTKLTRSLPCQVQVNQGENLNADQWPQKLIMQLIPQQLLTTLGPLFRNSRMVQFLFTNKDVESLKGLYRIMATGFAGCVHFPHSAPCEVRVLMLLYSSKKRIFMGLIPNDQSGFVNGIRQVITNHKQVQQHRSLGSGGPMPGPPGQVQPNQNFLNRPQGPIPVSHGNVQQQMTMRASGAPNQPVTGAPPNQVTQGGQAPPQGAMLRLPNPGANPQLRSLLLSQQQPQGGVGHMQGMMPHQGLGGQLVHPTPGAGPQMQAQWRQPLAGQMMMAAGQRGPGAQPPGMPQVSSVMEDEILMDLI, encoded by the exons ATGGACCTGCCTATTAAACCTGGCGCCAATCAAGTGGCAGACGTGGTGTTCGTCATCGAAGGAACTGCAAACCTCGGCCCCTATTTTGAATCCCTCAGAAAACATTACATATTACCTGCAATCGA GTACTTCAATGGAGGCCCTCCAGCAGAGACAGACTTTGGAGGAGAT tatggAGGCACACAGTATGGTCTTGTTGTGTTCAACACAGTGGACTGTGCTCCTGAATCCTACGTCCAGTGTCAAGCACCAACCAGCTCAGCCTTTGAGTTTGTCTCATGGATTGACAGCATCCA GTTCAtgggaggaggagcagagagctGTAGTCTCATCGCAGAGGGTCTGTCTGTGGCATTGCAGCTCTTTGATGACTTCAAAAAGATGAGGGAGCAAAT AGGTCAGACACACAAAGTCTGTGTGCTGCTGTGTAACTCTCCGCCATACCTGCTCCCTGCCGTGGAGAGTGTCAGCTATACGGGCTGCACTGCAGACAATCTGGTCAAGATCATCAGAGAC AGAGGGATTCATTTTTCTGTGGTGTCGCCACGGAAACTGCCAGCGTTACGGGCGCTGTTCGATAGGGCGTCACCAGTCGGGGGACCAGTCGACCCCCACCCAGACTACAGCCAAGACCCCTTCCACATGATCCTGGTTAGGGGTATCTCACTTCCTG TGTCATCAGGGGGAGGATCGGGCCCTCTCAAACCAATTCTACCCCCTCAACCCCTGCCTGTCAGTCAGCCTCCTCTTGGTCCCACCTCCCAGGCTCCTCCACCAATAAGCACGGCCCATCCATATCAG CCCCCATCTTCCCTTAACGCGGCTCAGGCAGCTGCACAGATGGCTGTAGAGGCAGCCAACAACCAGAAGAGTCGCT TCCCAGGCATGGTCAATCCTGGTCCCCCATTCAGTGGTCAGTCAACTCTCCCATCTGTAGCAGGAGTTAAGTTGGCTCCCTCCAGTCAGCCCAGCCTATCCACAGTCACCACAGTTTCCACACCCATGTTGCCTCAGCAACAAGCCCCTCCCCCGCAGCAGCAACAAGTCCAGCCGCCAGGACAACCACAGCCCAATCAGCAGCAGCCGGTGCCccctcagcagcagcagcccaCAGCCAATCAGCAGACGCCCCCATCCTCACAGCCTGGCATG CCTGGTGTGTCTGCAGCCCAGGCAAATCCGATTGGGGGGCAGCAGCAAGGCGTTGCCAATAAGATTGTAGCATGGAGTGGGGTGCTGGAATGGCAAGAG AAGCCCAAAGCCTCGTCTATGGATTCCAATACCAAACTCACTCGCTCCCTGCCCTGCCAGGTGCAAGTCAACCAAGGAGAGAACCT AAATGCCGACCAGTGGCCACAGAAGCTCATCATGCAATTGATCCCACAACAGCTACTG acaacactcgGCCCCCTCTTCAGAAACTCTAGAATGGTTCAGTTTCTCTTCACCAACAAAGATGTGGAGTCACTAAAAGGTCTTTATCGTATCATGGCCACTGGATTT GCGGGGTGCGTCCACTTCCCCCACAGCGCCCCCTGTGAGGTGCGGGTGCTCATGCTGCTCTACTCCTCCAAGAAGAGGATTTTTATGGGCCTCATCCCCAACGACCAGAGCGGCTTCGTCAACGGCATCCGACAGGTCATCACCAACCACAAACAGGTCCAGCAGCACCGCTCG TTAGGTTCAGGAGGGCCGATGCCAGGACCACCTGGCCAGGTTCAACCCAATCAGAACTTCCTCAACCGGCCGCAGGGGCCCATCCCTGTCTCCCATGGCAACGTGCAGCAGCAG ATGACGATGAGAGCATCCGGCGCACCTAATCAGCCTGTCACCGGTGCTCCGCCCAACCAGGTCACTCAGGGTGGACAGGCCCCACCCCAGGGTGCCATGCTCCGTCTACCAAACCCAGGAGCCAATCCACAGCTGCGCAGTCTCCTCCTCAGCCAACAGCAGCCA CAGGGTGGTGTTGGTCACATGCAGGGCATGATGCCTCACCAGGGGCTGGGAGGGCAGCTGGTCCACCCTACTCCAGGAGCGGGCCCCCAAATGCAGGCCCAGTGGAGACAGCCTCTAGCAG gtcAGATGATGATGGCTGCTGGTCAGAGGGGCCCTGGAGCCCAGCCCCCCGGGATGCCCCAGGTGTCTTCTGTCATGGAGGATGAGATTCTCATGGACCTTATTTGA
- the LOC129824854 gene encoding mediator of RNA polymerase II transcription subunit 25-like isoform X2, which yields MDLPIKPGANQVADVVFVIEGTANLGPYFESLRKHYILPAIEYFNGGPPAETDFGGDYGGTQYGLVVFNTVDCAPESYVQCQAPTSSAFEFVSWIDSIQFMGGGAESCSLIAEGLSVALQLFDDFKKMREQIGQTHKVCVLLCNSPPYLLPAVESVSYTGCTADNLVKIIRDRGIHFSVVSPRKLPALRALFDRASPVGGPVDPHPDYSQDPFHMILVRGISLPVSSGGGSGPLKPILPPQPLPVSQPPLGPTSQAPPPISTAHPYQPPSSLNAAQAAAQMAVEAANNQKSRFPGMVNPGPPFSGQSTLPSVAGVKLAPSSQPSLSTVTTVSTPMLPQQQAPPPQQQQVQPPGQPQPNQQQPVPPQQQQPTANQQTPPSSQPGMPGVSAAQANPIGGQQQGVANKIVAWSGVLEWQEPKASSMDSNTKLTRSLPCQVQVNQGENLNADQWPQKLIMQLIPQQLLTTLGPLFRNSRMVQFLFTNKDVESLKGLYRIMATGFAGCVHFPHSAPCEVRVLMLLYSSKKRIFMGLIPNDQSGFVNGIRQVITNHKQVQQHRSLGSGGPMPGPPGQVQPNQNFLNRPQGPIPVSHGNVQQQSVVVGMSSVSQVTLMEEQQRQANLMTMRASGAPNQPVTGAPPNQVTQGGQAPPQGAMLRLPNPGANPQLRSLLLSQQQPQGGVGHMQGMMPHQGLGGQLVHPTPGAGPQMQAQWRQPLAGQMMMAAGQRGPGAQPPGMPQVSSVMEDEILMDLI from the exons ATGGACCTGCCTATTAAACCTGGCGCCAATCAAGTGGCAGACGTGGTGTTCGTCATCGAAGGAACTGCAAACCTCGGCCCCTATTTTGAATCCCTCAGAAAACATTACATATTACCTGCAATCGA GTACTTCAATGGAGGCCCTCCAGCAGAGACAGACTTTGGAGGAGAT tatggAGGCACACAGTATGGTCTTGTTGTGTTCAACACAGTGGACTGTGCTCCTGAATCCTACGTCCAGTGTCAAGCACCAACCAGCTCAGCCTTTGAGTTTGTCTCATGGATTGACAGCATCCA GTTCAtgggaggaggagcagagagctGTAGTCTCATCGCAGAGGGTCTGTCTGTGGCATTGCAGCTCTTTGATGACTTCAAAAAGATGAGGGAGCAAAT AGGTCAGACACACAAAGTCTGTGTGCTGCTGTGTAACTCTCCGCCATACCTGCTCCCTGCCGTGGAGAGTGTCAGCTATACGGGCTGCACTGCAGACAATCTGGTCAAGATCATCAGAGAC AGAGGGATTCATTTTTCTGTGGTGTCGCCACGGAAACTGCCAGCGTTACGGGCGCTGTTCGATAGGGCGTCACCAGTCGGGGGACCAGTCGACCCCCACCCAGACTACAGCCAAGACCCCTTCCACATGATCCTGGTTAGGGGTATCTCACTTCCTG TGTCATCAGGGGGAGGATCGGGCCCTCTCAAACCAATTCTACCCCCTCAACCCCTGCCTGTCAGTCAGCCTCCTCTTGGTCCCACCTCCCAGGCTCCTCCACCAATAAGCACGGCCCATCCATATCAG CCCCCATCTTCCCTTAACGCGGCTCAGGCAGCTGCACAGATGGCTGTAGAGGCAGCCAACAACCAGAAGAGTCGCT TCCCAGGCATGGTCAATCCTGGTCCCCCATTCAGTGGTCAGTCAACTCTCCCATCTGTAGCAGGAGTTAAGTTGGCTCCCTCCAGTCAGCCCAGCCTATCCACAGTCACCACAGTTTCCACACCCATGTTGCCTCAGCAACAAGCCCCTCCCCCGCAGCAGCAACAAGTCCAGCCGCCAGGACAACCACAGCCCAATCAGCAGCAGCCGGTGCCccctcagcagcagcagcccaCAGCCAATCAGCAGACGCCCCCATCCTCACAGCCTGGCATG CCTGGTGTGTCTGCAGCCCAGGCAAATCCGATTGGGGGGCAGCAGCAAGGCGTTGCCAATAAGATTGTAGCATGGAGTGGGGTGCTGGAATGGCAAGAG CCCAAAGCCTCGTCTATGGATTCCAATACCAAACTCACTCGCTCCCTGCCCTGCCAGGTGCAAGTCAACCAAGGAGAGAACCT AAATGCCGACCAGTGGCCACAGAAGCTCATCATGCAATTGATCCCACAACAGCTACTG acaacactcgGCCCCCTCTTCAGAAACTCTAGAATGGTTCAGTTTCTCTTCACCAACAAAGATGTGGAGTCACTAAAAGGTCTTTATCGTATCATGGCCACTGGATTT GCGGGGTGCGTCCACTTCCCCCACAGCGCCCCCTGTGAGGTGCGGGTGCTCATGCTGCTCTACTCCTCCAAGAAGAGGATTTTTATGGGCCTCATCCCCAACGACCAGAGCGGCTTCGTCAACGGCATCCGACAGGTCATCACCAACCACAAACAGGTCCAGCAGCACCGCTCG TTAGGTTCAGGAGGGCCGATGCCAGGACCACCTGGCCAGGTTCAACCCAATCAGAACTTCCTCAACCGGCCGCAGGGGCCCATCCCTGTCTCCCATGGCAACGTGCAGCAGCAG tCTGTGGTGGTGGGCATGTCCTCTGTTAGTCAGGTCACTCTGATGGAGGAACAGCAGAGACAGGCCAACCTG ATGACGATGAGAGCATCCGGCGCACCTAATCAGCCTGTCACCGGTGCTCCGCCCAACCAGGTCACTCAGGGTGGACAGGCCCCACCCCAGGGTGCCATGCTCCGTCTACCAAACCCAGGAGCCAATCCACAGCTGCGCAGTCTCCTCCTCAGCCAACAGCAGCCA CAGGGTGGTGTTGGTCACATGCAGGGCATGATGCCTCACCAGGGGCTGGGAGGGCAGCTGGTCCACCCTACTCCAGGAGCGGGCCCCCAAATGCAGGCCCAGTGGAGACAGCCTCTAGCAG gtcAGATGATGATGGCTGCTGGTCAGAGGGGCCCTGGAGCCCAGCCCCCCGGGATGCCCCAGGTGTCTTCTGTCATGGAGGATGAGATTCTCATGGACCTTATTTGA
- the LOC129824854 gene encoding mediator of RNA polymerase II transcription subunit 25-like isoform X3 has product MDLPIKPGANQVADVVFVIEGTANLGPYFESLRKHYILPAIEYFNGGPPAETDFGGDYGGTQYGLVVFNTVDCAPESYVQCQAPTSSAFEFVSWIDSIQFMGGGAESCSLIAEGLSVALQLFDDFKKMREQIGQTHKVCVLLCNSPPYLLPAVESVSYTGCTADNLVKIIRDRGIHFSVVSPRKLPALRALFDRASPVGGPVDPHPDYSQDPFHMILVRGISLPVSSGGGSGPLKPILPPQPLPVSQPPLGPTSQAPPPISTAHPYQAAAQMAVEAANNQKSRFPGMVNPGPPFSGQSTLPSVAGVKLAPSSQPSLSTVTTVSTPMLPQQQAPPPQQQQVQPPGQPQPNQQQPVPPQQQQPTANQQTPPSSQPGMPGVSAAQANPIGGQQQGVANKIVAWSGVLEWQEKPKASSMDSNTKLTRSLPCQVQVNQGENLNADQWPQKLIMQLIPQQLLTTLGPLFRNSRMVQFLFTNKDVESLKGLYRIMATGFAGCVHFPHSAPCEVRVLMLLYSSKKRIFMGLIPNDQSGFVNGIRQVITNHKQVQQHRSLGSGGPMPGPPGQVQPNQNFLNRPQGPIPVSHGNVQQQSVVVGMSSVSQVTLMEEQQRQANLMTMRASGAPNQPVTGAPPNQVTQGGQAPPQGAMLRLPNPGANPQLRSLLLSQQQPQGGVGHMQGMMPHQGLGGQLVHPTPGAGPQMQAQWRQPLAGQMMMAAGQRGPGAQPPGMPQVSSVMEDEILMDLI; this is encoded by the exons ATGGACCTGCCTATTAAACCTGGCGCCAATCAAGTGGCAGACGTGGTGTTCGTCATCGAAGGAACTGCAAACCTCGGCCCCTATTTTGAATCCCTCAGAAAACATTACATATTACCTGCAATCGA GTACTTCAATGGAGGCCCTCCAGCAGAGACAGACTTTGGAGGAGAT tatggAGGCACACAGTATGGTCTTGTTGTGTTCAACACAGTGGACTGTGCTCCTGAATCCTACGTCCAGTGTCAAGCACCAACCAGCTCAGCCTTTGAGTTTGTCTCATGGATTGACAGCATCCA GTTCAtgggaggaggagcagagagctGTAGTCTCATCGCAGAGGGTCTGTCTGTGGCATTGCAGCTCTTTGATGACTTCAAAAAGATGAGGGAGCAAAT AGGTCAGACACACAAAGTCTGTGTGCTGCTGTGTAACTCTCCGCCATACCTGCTCCCTGCCGTGGAGAGTGTCAGCTATACGGGCTGCACTGCAGACAATCTGGTCAAGATCATCAGAGAC AGAGGGATTCATTTTTCTGTGGTGTCGCCACGGAAACTGCCAGCGTTACGGGCGCTGTTCGATAGGGCGTCACCAGTCGGGGGACCAGTCGACCCCCACCCAGACTACAGCCAAGACCCCTTCCACATGATCCTGGTTAGGGGTATCTCACTTCCTG TGTCATCAGGGGGAGGATCGGGCCCTCTCAAACCAATTCTACCCCCTCAACCCCTGCCTGTCAGTCAGCCTCCTCTTGGTCCCACCTCCCAGGCTCCTCCACCAATAAGCACGGCCCATCCATATCAG GCAGCTGCACAGATGGCTGTAGAGGCAGCCAACAACCAGAAGAGTCGCT TCCCAGGCATGGTCAATCCTGGTCCCCCATTCAGTGGTCAGTCAACTCTCCCATCTGTAGCAGGAGTTAAGTTGGCTCCCTCCAGTCAGCCCAGCCTATCCACAGTCACCACAGTTTCCACACCCATGTTGCCTCAGCAACAAGCCCCTCCCCCGCAGCAGCAACAAGTCCAGCCGCCAGGACAACCACAGCCCAATCAGCAGCAGCCGGTGCCccctcagcagcagcagcccaCAGCCAATCAGCAGACGCCCCCATCCTCACAGCCTGGCATG CCTGGTGTGTCTGCAGCCCAGGCAAATCCGATTGGGGGGCAGCAGCAAGGCGTTGCCAATAAGATTGTAGCATGGAGTGGGGTGCTGGAATGGCAAGAG AAGCCCAAAGCCTCGTCTATGGATTCCAATACCAAACTCACTCGCTCCCTGCCCTGCCAGGTGCAAGTCAACCAAGGAGAGAACCT AAATGCCGACCAGTGGCCACAGAAGCTCATCATGCAATTGATCCCACAACAGCTACTG acaacactcgGCCCCCTCTTCAGAAACTCTAGAATGGTTCAGTTTCTCTTCACCAACAAAGATGTGGAGTCACTAAAAGGTCTTTATCGTATCATGGCCACTGGATTT GCGGGGTGCGTCCACTTCCCCCACAGCGCCCCCTGTGAGGTGCGGGTGCTCATGCTGCTCTACTCCTCCAAGAAGAGGATTTTTATGGGCCTCATCCCCAACGACCAGAGCGGCTTCGTCAACGGCATCCGACAGGTCATCACCAACCACAAACAGGTCCAGCAGCACCGCTCG TTAGGTTCAGGAGGGCCGATGCCAGGACCACCTGGCCAGGTTCAACCCAATCAGAACTTCCTCAACCGGCCGCAGGGGCCCATCCCTGTCTCCCATGGCAACGTGCAGCAGCAG tCTGTGGTGGTGGGCATGTCCTCTGTTAGTCAGGTCACTCTGATGGAGGAACAGCAGAGACAGGCCAACCTG ATGACGATGAGAGCATCCGGCGCACCTAATCAGCCTGTCACCGGTGCTCCGCCCAACCAGGTCACTCAGGGTGGACAGGCCCCACCCCAGGGTGCCATGCTCCGTCTACCAAACCCAGGAGCCAATCCACAGCTGCGCAGTCTCCTCCTCAGCCAACAGCAGCCA CAGGGTGGTGTTGGTCACATGCAGGGCATGATGCCTCACCAGGGGCTGGGAGGGCAGCTGGTCCACCCTACTCCAGGAGCGGGCCCCCAAATGCAGGCCCAGTGGAGACAGCCTCTAGCAG gtcAGATGATGATGGCTGCTGGTCAGAGGGGCCCTGGAGCCCAGCCCCCCGGGATGCCCCAGGTGTCTTCTGTCATGGAGGATGAGATTCTCATGGACCTTATTTGA
- the LOC129824854 gene encoding mediator of RNA polymerase II transcription subunit 25-like isoform X1: MDLPIKPGANQVADVVFVIEGTANLGPYFESLRKHYILPAIEYFNGGPPAETDFGGDYGGTQYGLVVFNTVDCAPESYVQCQAPTSSAFEFVSWIDSIQFMGGGAESCSLIAEGLSVALQLFDDFKKMREQIGQTHKVCVLLCNSPPYLLPAVESVSYTGCTADNLVKIIRDRGIHFSVVSPRKLPALRALFDRASPVGGPVDPHPDYSQDPFHMILVRGISLPVSSGGGSGPLKPILPPQPLPVSQPPLGPTSQAPPPISTAHPYQPPSSLNAAQAAAQMAVEAANNQKSRFPGMVNPGPPFSGQSTLPSVAGVKLAPSSQPSLSTVTTVSTPMLPQQQAPPPQQQQVQPPGQPQPNQQQPVPPQQQQPTANQQTPPSSQPGMPGVSAAQANPIGGQQQGVANKIVAWSGVLEWQEKPKASSMDSNTKLTRSLPCQVQVNQGENLNADQWPQKLIMQLIPQQLLTTLGPLFRNSRMVQFLFTNKDVESLKGLYRIMATGFAGCVHFPHSAPCEVRVLMLLYSSKKRIFMGLIPNDQSGFVNGIRQVITNHKQVQQHRSLGSGGPMPGPPGQVQPNQNFLNRPQGPIPVSHGNVQQQSVVVGMSSVSQVTLMEEQQRQANLMTMRASGAPNQPVTGAPPNQVTQGGQAPPQGAMLRLPNPGANPQLRSLLLSQQQPQGGVGHMQGMMPHQGLGGQLVHPTPGAGPQMQAQWRQPLAGQMMMAAGQRGPGAQPPGMPQVSSVMEDEILMDLI, encoded by the exons ATGGACCTGCCTATTAAACCTGGCGCCAATCAAGTGGCAGACGTGGTGTTCGTCATCGAAGGAACTGCAAACCTCGGCCCCTATTTTGAATCCCTCAGAAAACATTACATATTACCTGCAATCGA GTACTTCAATGGAGGCCCTCCAGCAGAGACAGACTTTGGAGGAGAT tatggAGGCACACAGTATGGTCTTGTTGTGTTCAACACAGTGGACTGTGCTCCTGAATCCTACGTCCAGTGTCAAGCACCAACCAGCTCAGCCTTTGAGTTTGTCTCATGGATTGACAGCATCCA GTTCAtgggaggaggagcagagagctGTAGTCTCATCGCAGAGGGTCTGTCTGTGGCATTGCAGCTCTTTGATGACTTCAAAAAGATGAGGGAGCAAAT AGGTCAGACACACAAAGTCTGTGTGCTGCTGTGTAACTCTCCGCCATACCTGCTCCCTGCCGTGGAGAGTGTCAGCTATACGGGCTGCACTGCAGACAATCTGGTCAAGATCATCAGAGAC AGAGGGATTCATTTTTCTGTGGTGTCGCCACGGAAACTGCCAGCGTTACGGGCGCTGTTCGATAGGGCGTCACCAGTCGGGGGACCAGTCGACCCCCACCCAGACTACAGCCAAGACCCCTTCCACATGATCCTGGTTAGGGGTATCTCACTTCCTG TGTCATCAGGGGGAGGATCGGGCCCTCTCAAACCAATTCTACCCCCTCAACCCCTGCCTGTCAGTCAGCCTCCTCTTGGTCCCACCTCCCAGGCTCCTCCACCAATAAGCACGGCCCATCCATATCAG CCCCCATCTTCCCTTAACGCGGCTCAGGCAGCTGCACAGATGGCTGTAGAGGCAGCCAACAACCAGAAGAGTCGCT TCCCAGGCATGGTCAATCCTGGTCCCCCATTCAGTGGTCAGTCAACTCTCCCATCTGTAGCAGGAGTTAAGTTGGCTCCCTCCAGTCAGCCCAGCCTATCCACAGTCACCACAGTTTCCACACCCATGTTGCCTCAGCAACAAGCCCCTCCCCCGCAGCAGCAACAAGTCCAGCCGCCAGGACAACCACAGCCCAATCAGCAGCAGCCGGTGCCccctcagcagcagcagcccaCAGCCAATCAGCAGACGCCCCCATCCTCACAGCCTGGCATG CCTGGTGTGTCTGCAGCCCAGGCAAATCCGATTGGGGGGCAGCAGCAAGGCGTTGCCAATAAGATTGTAGCATGGAGTGGGGTGCTGGAATGGCAAGAG AAGCCCAAAGCCTCGTCTATGGATTCCAATACCAAACTCACTCGCTCCCTGCCCTGCCAGGTGCAAGTCAACCAAGGAGAGAACCT AAATGCCGACCAGTGGCCACAGAAGCTCATCATGCAATTGATCCCACAACAGCTACTG acaacactcgGCCCCCTCTTCAGAAACTCTAGAATGGTTCAGTTTCTCTTCACCAACAAAGATGTGGAGTCACTAAAAGGTCTTTATCGTATCATGGCCACTGGATTT GCGGGGTGCGTCCACTTCCCCCACAGCGCCCCCTGTGAGGTGCGGGTGCTCATGCTGCTCTACTCCTCCAAGAAGAGGATTTTTATGGGCCTCATCCCCAACGACCAGAGCGGCTTCGTCAACGGCATCCGACAGGTCATCACCAACCACAAACAGGTCCAGCAGCACCGCTCG TTAGGTTCAGGAGGGCCGATGCCAGGACCACCTGGCCAGGTTCAACCCAATCAGAACTTCCTCAACCGGCCGCAGGGGCCCATCCCTGTCTCCCATGGCAACGTGCAGCAGCAG tCTGTGGTGGTGGGCATGTCCTCTGTTAGTCAGGTCACTCTGATGGAGGAACAGCAGAGACAGGCCAACCTG ATGACGATGAGAGCATCCGGCGCACCTAATCAGCCTGTCACCGGTGCTCCGCCCAACCAGGTCACTCAGGGTGGACAGGCCCCACCCCAGGGTGCCATGCTCCGTCTACCAAACCCAGGAGCCAATCCACAGCTGCGCAGTCTCCTCCTCAGCCAACAGCAGCCA CAGGGTGGTGTTGGTCACATGCAGGGCATGATGCCTCACCAGGGGCTGGGAGGGCAGCTGGTCCACCCTACTCCAGGAGCGGGCCCCCAAATGCAGGCCCAGTGGAGACAGCCTCTAGCAG gtcAGATGATGATGGCTGCTGGTCAGAGGGGCCCTGGAGCCCAGCCCCCCGGGATGCCCCAGGTGTCTTCTGTCATGGAGGATGAGATTCTCATGGACCTTATTTGA